In a single window of the Papaver somniferum cultivar HN1 chromosome 8, ASM357369v1, whole genome shotgun sequence genome:
- the LOC113301648 gene encoding uncharacterized calcium-binding protein At1g02270-like isoform X1 — MSGNLTGQELSQQQLIEEPEHYPLLKRYSEMVVDSNFVKINTSGGIDNNTNNNNSSKVKGRISRIGTYASMADPCISCTTFNILAPIYKRLDKENQSRRESEYRAYWFSRNRSILDLLLCDRSSIICLQEFWVGNEELVEMYEKRLGNAGYTSFKLARTNNRGDGLLTAVHKDYFTILDYRELLFNDFGDRVAQLLHVESVVPFSPCRHKNVLQEILIVNTHLLFPHDSSLSIVRLHQVYKILKYVESYQKENKLNPMPILLCGDWNGSKRGHVYKFLRSQSFVSSYDAAHQYTDSDADAHKWVSHRNHRGNICGVDFIWLLNPTKYRKPLKTSWGEAVFSIIKYQLREASLNESDAFAFLKADSPGDYITYSAFCQALRQLGLTGDPHTLSSEEIEDVWIQADVDGNGVVDYSEFQQRIWDPVCCFDQIEEKIEKSTGEEEEQMYGFNVKNAVLFPREVEKGRWPENYSLSDHARLTVVFSPVSMLTSQPIC; from the exons ATGTCTGGAAACTTAACCGGCCAAGAACTTTCTCAG CAACAACTAATTGAAGAACCAGAACATTACCCACTTCTTAAACGATACAGTGAAATG GTGGTGGATTCAAATTTTGTAAAGATAAATACAAGTGGAGGAATTGACAACAATACCAATAATAACAATAGTAGTAAAGTTAAAGGAAGAATATCAAGGATTGGAACTTATGCATCAATGGCCGacccttgtatttcctgtactacatTCAATATTCTAGCACCTATCTACAAAAGACTCGATAAAGAG AATCAAAGCCGCCGAGAAAGCGAATACAGAGCATACTGGTTTAGCAGAAACCGAAGTATATTGGATCTTTTGTTGTGTGATAGATCGTCAATCATATGTCTTCAG GAATTTTGGGTTGGAAATGAAGAGCTTGTTGAAATGTATGAGAAAAGACTTGGTAATGCAGGCTATACTAGTTTCAAGCTAGCACGCACAAACAACCGAGGAGATG GTTTGCTCACCGCTGTTCATAAGGATTACTTTACAATTTTAGACTATAGAGAATTGCTTTTCAATGATTTCGGAGATCGTGTTGCGCAACTGTTACACGTTGAATCAGTTGTGCCCTTCTCACCCTGTCGGCATAAAAATGTTTTGCAAGAAATTCTCATCGTGAATACCCATCTGTTATTTCCTCATGATTCTAGTCTTTCCATCGTACGGTTACATCAG GTTTACAAAATCCTTAAGTATGTAGAATCCTACCAGAAAGAAAACAAGCTTAATCCTATGCCAATACTACTCTGTGG TGACTGGAACGGGAGCAAGCGGGGACACGTCTATAAGTTCCTTAGATCCCAGAGTTTTGTGTCGTCATATGATGCTGCTCATCAGTATACGGACAGCGATGCGGATGCCCACAAG TGGGTTAGTCACCGAAATCATCGAGGGAACATCTGCGGTGTAGATTTCATATGGCTTCTTAATCCTACTAAGTATCGGAAACCACTAAAAACAAGTTGGGGTGAAGCTGTCTTTAGTATAATTAAG TACCAACTACGTGAAGCTTCCTTGAACGAAAGTGATGCATTTGCGTTCTTGAAAGCTGATAGTCCTGGTGATTACATTACCTACTCTGCTTTCTGTCAAGCACTGCGTCAG CTTGGTTTAACTGGTGACCCTCATACACTGAGTTCTGAAGAGATCGAGGATGTGTGGATCCAAGCGGACGTAGATGGAAATGGTGTTGTTGACTACAGTGAATTTCAg CAGCGAATTTGGGATCCAGTATGTTGTTTTGACCAAATAGAGGAAAAGATCGAAAAGAGCACAGGAGAAGAGGAGGAACAAATGTACGGTTTTAACGTGAAGAATGCAGTTCTCTTCCCCCGTGAAGTAGAGAAAGGTCGGTGGCCAGAAAACTACTCTCTTTCAGACCACGCACGACTAACTGTAGTTTTCTCACCGGTAAGCATGCTCACATCGCAACCAATCTGCTAG
- the LOC113301648 gene encoding uncharacterized calcium-binding protein At1g02270-like isoform X2, which translates to MFKNNNLFNLLSLFIFFVLFLSLSNLQHQQQQLIEEPEHYPLLKRYSEMVVDSNFVKINTSGGIDNNTNNNNSSKVKGRISRIGTYASMADPCISCTTFNILAPIYKRLDKENQSRRESEYRAYWFSRNRSILDLLLCDRSSIICLQEFWVGNEELVEMYEKRLGNAGYTSFKLARTNNRGDGLLTAVHKDYFTILDYRELLFNDFGDRVAQLLHVESVVPFSPCRHKNVLQEILIVNTHLLFPHDSSLSIVRLHQVYKILKYVESYQKENKLNPMPILLCGDWNGSKRGHVYKFLRSQSFVSSYDAAHQYTDSDADAHKWVSHRNHRGNICGVDFIWLLNPTKYRKPLKTSWGEAVFSIIKYQLREASLNESDAFAFLKADSPGDYITYSAFCQALRQLGLTGDPHTLSSEEIEDVWIQADVDGNGVVDYSEFQQRIWDPVCCFDQIEEKIEKSTGEEEEQMYGFNVKNAVLFPREVEKGRWPENYSLSDHARLTVVFSPVSMLTSQPIC; encoded by the exons ATGTTCAAAAACAACAATCTCTTTAATCTTCtctctttgtttatcttctttgtTCTGTTTCTCTCTTTATCCAATCTTCAACACCAACAGCAACAACTAATTGAAGAACCAGAACATTACCCACTTCTTAAACGATACAGTGAAATG GTGGTGGATTCAAATTTTGTAAAGATAAATACAAGTGGAGGAATTGACAACAATACCAATAATAACAATAGTAGTAAAGTTAAAGGAAGAATATCAAGGATTGGAACTTATGCATCAATGGCCGacccttgtatttcctgtactacatTCAATATTCTAGCACCTATCTACAAAAGACTCGATAAAGAG AATCAAAGCCGCCGAGAAAGCGAATACAGAGCATACTGGTTTAGCAGAAACCGAAGTATATTGGATCTTTTGTTGTGTGATAGATCGTCAATCATATGTCTTCAG GAATTTTGGGTTGGAAATGAAGAGCTTGTTGAAATGTATGAGAAAAGACTTGGTAATGCAGGCTATACTAGTTTCAAGCTAGCACGCACAAACAACCGAGGAGATG GTTTGCTCACCGCTGTTCATAAGGATTACTTTACAATTTTAGACTATAGAGAATTGCTTTTCAATGATTTCGGAGATCGTGTTGCGCAACTGTTACACGTTGAATCAGTTGTGCCCTTCTCACCCTGTCGGCATAAAAATGTTTTGCAAGAAATTCTCATCGTGAATACCCATCTGTTATTTCCTCATGATTCTAGTCTTTCCATCGTACGGTTACATCAG GTTTACAAAATCCTTAAGTATGTAGAATCCTACCAGAAAGAAAACAAGCTTAATCCTATGCCAATACTACTCTGTGG TGACTGGAACGGGAGCAAGCGGGGACACGTCTATAAGTTCCTTAGATCCCAGAGTTTTGTGTCGTCATATGATGCTGCTCATCAGTATACGGACAGCGATGCGGATGCCCACAAG TGGGTTAGTCACCGAAATCATCGAGGGAACATCTGCGGTGTAGATTTCATATGGCTTCTTAATCCTACTAAGTATCGGAAACCACTAAAAACAAGTTGGGGTGAAGCTGTCTTTAGTATAATTAAG TACCAACTACGTGAAGCTTCCTTGAACGAAAGTGATGCATTTGCGTTCTTGAAAGCTGATAGTCCTGGTGATTACATTACCTACTCTGCTTTCTGTCAAGCACTGCGTCAG CTTGGTTTAACTGGTGACCCTCATACACTGAGTTCTGAAGAGATCGAGGATGTGTGGATCCAAGCGGACGTAGATGGAAATGGTGTTGTTGACTACAGTGAATTTCAg CAGCGAATTTGGGATCCAGTATGTTGTTTTGACCAAATAGAGGAAAAGATCGAAAAGAGCACAGGAGAAGAGGAGGAACAAATGTACGGTTTTAACGTGAAGAATGCAGTTCTCTTCCCCCGTGAAGTAGAGAAAGGTCGGTGGCCAGAAAACTACTCTCTTTCAGACCACGCACGACTAACTGTAGTTTTCTCACCGGTAAGCATGCTCACATCGCAACCAATCTGCTAG